One window from the genome of Cryptomeria japonica chromosome 6, Sugi_1.0, whole genome shotgun sequence encodes:
- the LOC131876717 gene encoding uncharacterized protein LOC131876717 — MERHPKIFWSPCAVHCLDLMLEDIGKLGWVKECVERAKNICKFIYNHALVLSIMRQYTGERELARPGITRFASNFLTLKSLLKSKASLRRMFVGEEWTSSSYATTTAGMDVVDCIFDEPGFWIPCAEIVHVTEPLVVLLRVVDGEKPAVGYIYEGMDRAKEAIRSIYAGVEDKYRPIWDIIDRRWHNQLHRPIHAAAYYLNPSFRFRADFKADEEVLSGLYSVVQWMDFLIEDENPDPILETPLAILYSQIKEKRKLGLHQNQEGLEKLDFGSSPPKKGRKSLIEARSQDGATENQSKQSDLWKVGKGNPLPEQQ; from the exons atggagaggcacccaaaaatcttttggtctccatgtgcggtccattgccttgacctcatgctggaggatataggtaagcttggatgggtgaaagaatgcgttgaaagggccaagaatatatgcaaatttatttacaatcatgcattggtccttagcattatgaggcaatacacgggggAAAGGGAGTTGGCTCGTCCTGGTATAACAAGATTTGCCTCAAATTTCCTCACATTGAAATCCTTGTTAAAATCAAAGGCATCTTTGAGGcgcatgtttgttggtgaggagtggacttcctcatcctatgctacgaccactgcagggatggatgtagtagattgcatttttgatgagccaggTTTTTGGATCCCTTGTGCAGAGATCGTGCAC gtcactgagcccctagtagttctcctacgagttgttgatggggagaagcccgctgtgggctacatatatgagggcatggatagggccaaggaggccattagatccatatatgctggagttgaggataagtataggcccatttgggacataattgatagaagatggcataaccaacttcataggcccatccatgcagcagcttaTTACCTCAATCCATCATTTCGTTTCCGTGCTGATTTCAaagcggatgaggaggttcttagcggGCTATATTCAGTAGTACAATGGATG GATTTTTTGATAGAGGATGAGAACCCGGACCCAATCTTAGAAACTCCTCTAGCAATACTGTACTCTCAGATTAAGGAAAAAAGGAAATTAGGGCTGCATCAGAATCAAGAGGGATTGGAGAAGCTAGACTTTGGATCTTCCCCTCCTAAGAAGGGTCGCAAATCCCTCATTGAAGCTAGATCCCAGGATGGTGCTACGGAGAATCAATCAAAACAATCAGATCTCTGGAAAGTAGGCAAGGGAAATccccttcctgaacaacaatga